Part of the Sulfuricurvum kujiense DSM 16994 genome, GGGGGGGATTGAAGCGAGTTTGCGCCGTGTGACCCATTATGACTACTGGACGAACAAACTGCGCAAACCGATTTTGTTTGATTCCAAAGCCGACTATCTGATCTACGGAATGGGGGAAGGGGCGATTATCGCCTTGCCAAAAGCGCTGGAGAGAGGCGAATCGCCGAACGATATCCGAGGCGTATGTTATATCGCCAAAGAGCCGCGTGAGGAATATTTGAAGCTGCCGTCGCATCAGGAATGTTTGGATAACAAAGAGCGCTATATCGATCTGTTTGATACATTTTACAATAACAACGATCCGATCTCCGCTAAAGGGCTGTGTCAGGAAGTAGACGGGCGCTATGCGATCCAAAACCCTCCCGCCGACTATCTGGACGAGTCTGAGATGGACGCAGTGAGTTCTCTACCCTTTACCCGGGAACTGCACCCCTACCATCGTCCGAAAGGCTCTGTCAAATGTCTGGAGACGATCAAATTCTCCATCATGACCCATCAGGGGTGCTGGGGAGAGTGTAATTTCTGTGCCATCGGTGTTCATCAGGGGCGCACCATCCGTACCCGAAGTGAAGAATCGATTTTAAAAGAGGCAACGCAATTTACCGAGTACAAAGATTTCAAAGGGATCATCAGCGACGTCGGAGGTCCTACGGCAAATATGTACGGGTATGAGTGCAATAAAAAGCTTAAACACGGTACGTGTGATCATCAGAGGTGTGTCGATGATACCCATCTGTGCAAATCGATGAAGGTCGATCACACCCGTGTTATCAATCTTCTGCGACGGTTGCGTGAAGTGCGGGGGGTCAAAAAAGCGTTTGTCGCTTCGGGGGTGCGCTACGATCTCATCAACGAGGACAAACGGCAGGGGTACGAGTATCTTAAAGAGATGGTGCGTCATCACATCTCAGGACAGATGAAGGTCGCCCCCGAGCATACCTCCGAACATGTTCTGCATCTGATGAACAAACCGGGAAAACAGACTCTCGTTGATTTCAAAAAACTCTACGATAAGTTAAACCGCGAAGAGGGAAAAAAACAGTTCTTGACCTACTATCTCATCGCCGCCCATCCGGGATGCACCGAGAAAGATATGCACGATCTGAAACGTTTTACGAGTGAAGAGCTGAAGATGAATCCCGAACAGGCCCAAGTATTTACCCCGACACCGGGGACCTATTCGGCGGTGATGTATTACACTGAGATGGATCCCGCAACCCGCAAAAAAATCTTCGTCGAAAAAGATACGGCGCGAAAAGAGAAGCAAAAACAGATCGTCGTCGCCAAAGAGAGTTTTAAAAGCGGGTTTGCGAGTTAAATTACTCTAACGGTTCCGGTTTTCCGGTGTAATATCCTTGCGCATAATCGATTCCGTGTATTTTGATG contains:
- a CDS encoding YgiQ family radical SAM protein, with product MKTITPEHLRYLPTTRAEMDERGWDRCDVILISGDAYIDSPFIGVAVVGRILEREGYRVGIIGQPDINTDDVMRLGEPKLFWGVSGGSVDSMVSNYTATKKFRNSDDYTPGGVNNARPDRATLVYTNLIRKHFKNTVPIVLGGIEASLRRVTHYDYWTNKLRKPILFDSKADYLIYGMGEGAIIALPKALERGESPNDIRGVCYIAKEPREEYLKLPSHQECLDNKERYIDLFDTFYNNNDPISAKGLCQEVDGRYAIQNPPADYLDESEMDAVSSLPFTRELHPYHRPKGSVKCLETIKFSIMTHQGCWGECNFCAIGVHQGRTIRTRSEESILKEATQFTEYKDFKGIISDVGGPTANMYGYECNKKLKHGTCDHQRCVDDTHLCKSMKVDHTRVINLLRRLREVRGVKKAFVASGVRYDLINEDKRQGYEYLKEMVRHHISGQMKVAPEHTSEHVLHLMNKPGKQTLVDFKKLYDKLNREEGKKQFLTYYLIAAHPGCTEKDMHDLKRFTSEELKMNPEQAQVFTPTPGTYSAVMYYTEMDPATRKKIFVEKDTARKEKQKQIVVAKESFKSGFAS